The Polynucleobacter sp. TSB-Sco08W16 genome includes a region encoding these proteins:
- a CDS encoding 3-hydroxybutyryl-CoA dehydrogenase: MKIESVGVIGAGTMGNGIAQVCAVAGLDVVMVDINEAAVQRGLDQISKSLDRLVKKETLTPEGKDAALKHIKGSTSYADFKGLGLVIEAATENQAIKEKILKQVDEIVSKDTIIATNTSSLSITKLAALDSNPERFIGMHFFNPPPLMALVEVIRGLQTSDATHAAIIDMAKRVGKEPITVKNSPGFVVNRILLPMINEAFFVLSEGLASPEDIDAGMKLGCNQPIGPLALADLIGLDTCLAVMEVYFENFSDSKYRPCPLLREMVAAGYLGRKTGRGVYTYDK, encoded by the coding sequence ATGAAGATTGAATCGGTCGGCGTAATCGGTGCAGGAACTATGGGTAATGGTATTGCGCAAGTCTGTGCAGTTGCCGGTCTTGATGTAGTCATGGTTGATATCAATGAAGCTGCTGTGCAACGTGGCTTAGATCAAATTAGCAAAAGCTTAGATCGCCTGGTTAAAAAAGAAACGCTTACTCCTGAAGGCAAAGATGCTGCTCTTAAGCACATCAAAGGCAGCACCTCTTATGCAGACTTTAAGGGACTTGGTCTAGTCATTGAAGCCGCGACTGAAAACCAAGCAATTAAAGAAAAGATTCTTAAGCAAGTCGATGAGATTGTCAGCAAAGACACCATCATCGCTACCAATACTTCATCGCTCTCCATTACGAAACTGGCTGCTCTCGATTCCAACCCTGAGCGCTTTATTGGAATGCATTTTTTTAACCCGCCACCCTTGATGGCATTGGTTGAAGTGATTCGCGGCCTCCAAACCAGTGACGCAACTCATGCTGCCATTATTGATATGGCAAAACGGGTTGGCAAAGAACCCATTACTGTGAAGAACTCACCAGGCTTTGTGGTCAATCGCATCTTGTTGCCAATGATTAATGAGGCTTTCTTTGTTTTGTCAGAAGGCCTAGCCAGTCCAGAAGATATTGATGCAGGTATGAAGCTCGGTTGCAATCAACCGATTGGTCCACTAGCTTTGGCTGACCTCATTGGTCTAGATACTTGCCTTGCAGTCATGGAAGTGTATTTTGAAAACTTCAGCGACTCAAAATACCGCCCATGCCCTCTTCTCCGTGAAATGGTTGCTGCTGGCTACCTCGGCCGTAAGACAGGTCGCGGCGTTTACACCTACGATAAATAA